One Kosmotoga arenicorallina S304 genomic window carries:
- a CDS encoding O-antigen ligase family protein encodes MKRDKLLYSLLVAGSFFFTPKGLTWDMGLPKFYYASILLSIIFIFEATDILRSKRNLIIPVYFLPLLAFGIYAVVSTLFIDITEVILSSLGFAAILLVFISFSLMISKKNISFILWLLQLFVFSGMIIAIDALTSFYTGKSLLWGNEFSGAMSRGNISSLIGNVNFTTDLMGMLLPFTAFLATSKRKLWKYDRLRKIVFSIAFSLFLSVVMAGQTRGVYIALFGVLVLIAMGITLARLKGVRILNAFHVSALVFIVVLTVLLIIGYSTDSPFTKGAFQITERISNIPGDRTSIDVRMLQWKAAIKQWNSRKLTGTGFGTYKFYSSENMSRVVSDEPKYMYVNGLLSIRAHNEFIQILAETGILGISLIVLSLLGFVWFFFKNIFSQEEPEKLMLFLVSTASLVVIVLHSVVSFPSHLMPNALIAVLALGIATSNELRGFKSFNIVIRGKFSRAFVILLMISIPLAGTVLMSRNYFFEAYFTKGYLDKLRFDAASAVIPDLRNSIGKIKADILDLENFQGQFSAFATGTYLESNLPAYKSSYPKAPEPFLLELINKKRLETVQSIEQELRRNLKKAADSLTEAQNQGNDSFYSALYNLKSALSFEDHSGLPKTYLALLMTTGSWVEDLSLRLFNLPDPMEQLNNFFNGTNGYNEFINLEEPRALVKPLLVEKRHLPLKELPELIKSYSTEASLTRILKDMDISLLFGFQSIFDSIDMAIAGLHIVPDPKVFRFVANQYFNAFSKSFSVLKELDKLKTHLYTASRNAIEDLKSKIASIPDKYREQYEYLYDTAIALNPGGWNINPDWENVYSTYMRQLLLIYGNGAIEKCIEVAQKELKACEVMKETHWGIPDMSFEVLIAFADATGDSELKSKILALYEPAYLWNKRLVDSFYDEKIKHLDENSDIRQRYLNALERMKVFIRKYESKKTGDNPRFF; translated from the coding sequence CTTGTTGCGGGGAGCTTCTTTTTTACGCCCAAGGGATTGACCTGGGATATGGGGCTTCCAAAGTTCTATTATGCTTCTATACTGCTGTCAATCATATTTATTTTTGAAGCTACGGATATTTTGCGCAGCAAAAGAAATTTGATTATACCGGTTTATTTTCTTCCGCTATTGGCTTTTGGCATATATGCGGTTGTCTCAACCCTCTTTATTGATATTACAGAAGTGATTCTTTCTTCTCTCGGGTTTGCAGCTATTTTGCTGGTTTTTATATCCTTTTCCCTGATGATTTCAAAAAAAAATATTTCCTTTATACTCTGGCTGCTGCAATTGTTTGTGTTTTCAGGCATGATAATTGCAATAGACGCTCTTACTTCTTTTTATACGGGAAAATCTCTTTTATGGGGAAATGAGTTCAGCGGCGCTATGAGCCGCGGAAACATTTCATCGCTAATAGGGAATGTAAACTTCACTACCGATCTTATGGGCATGCTTCTTCCTTTCACAGCGTTCCTGGCAACTTCAAAGAGAAAGCTCTGGAAATACGACAGGTTGAGAAAGATAGTATTCAGTATAGCCTTTTCTCTCTTTTTGAGTGTGGTAATGGCAGGCCAGACCCGGGGGGTTTATATTGCCCTGTTTGGTGTGCTTGTTTTGATAGCAATGGGAATAACCCTTGCAAGGCTAAAAGGCGTTAGAATTCTGAATGCCTTTCATGTTTCCGCGCTTGTGTTTATTGTGGTTTTAACAGTTCTATTGATCATAGGCTATTCCACAGATTCACCCTTTACAAAAGGCGCCTTTCAAATTACTGAAAGGATTAGCAACATACCCGGAGACAGGACTTCGATCGATGTCAGGATGCTTCAGTGGAAAGCCGCTATCAAGCAGTGGAATAGTAGAAAACTTACGGGAACTGGTTTCGGCACATATAAATTTTATTCATCAGAGAATATGTCCCGTGTGGTTTCTGATGAACCGAAATATATGTATGTAAACGGGCTTTTGAGCATAAGAGCACATAACGAATTCATTCAAATTCTTGCGGAAACAGGAATTTTGGGTATTTCACTGATTGTTCTTTCGTTGCTGGGCTTTGTCTGGTTCTTCTTCAAGAACATCTTTTCTCAAGAGGAACCAGAGAAATTAATGCTTTTTTTAGTCTCAACAGCTTCCCTGGTAGTGATTGTGCTTCACAGTGTTGTCTCCTTTCCCAGCCATTTGATGCCAAACGCTTTGATTGCGGTTCTTGCTCTTGGAATTGCTACTTCCAATGAATTGCGCGGATTTAAGTCCTTCAACATAGTTATCCGGGGAAAGTTTTCCAGAGCTTTTGTTATTCTTCTTATGATATCCATACCGCTTGCAGGCACAGTATTGATGTCGAGAAATTATTTCTTTGAAGCCTATTTCACAAAGGGATACCTGGATAAGTTGAGATTTGATGCTGCAAGTGCTGTTATCCCCGATTTAAGAAACTCGATAGGCAAAATCAAAGCAGATATATTGGACCTTGAAAACTTCCAGGGACAGTTCAGCGCCTTTGCGACAGGCACTTATCTGGAATCAAATTTACCCGCTTACAAATCCAGCTATCCAAAAGCACCTGAACCATTCCTCCTTGAGCTTATCAATAAAAAGCGGCTTGAAACTGTTCAAAGCATAGAACAGGAGCTTAGAAGAAACCTTAAGAAAGCAGCCGATTCTTTGACAGAAGCCCAAAACCAAGGGAATGACAGTTTTTACAGTGCTTTATATAACTTAAAATCCGCTCTCTCCTTTGAAGACCATTCAGGACTGCCAAAGACTTATCTGGCGCTTCTGATGACAACAGGGTCATGGGTGGAGGATTTAAGCCTAAGGCTCTTTAACCTTCCCGATCCGATGGAACAGTTGAACAATTTCTTCAATGGAACCAATGGTTACAATGAATTCATAAATCTCGAAGAACCAAGAGCACTTGTAAAACCTCTTCTGGTGGAAAAAAGGCATCTGCCATTAAAGGAACTGCCTGAATTGATAAAGAGCTATTCGACAGAAGCTTCGTTGACCAGGATTTTGAAAGATATGGATATATCCCTTCTGTTTGGTTTTCAATCGATTTTCGATTCAATAGATATGGCAATTGCTGGCTTGCATATAGTTCCCGATCCGAAAGTTTTCCGATTTGTCGCCAACCAATATTTTAATGCTTTCTCAAAATCATTCTCAGTTCTCAAAGAATTGGACAAACTGAAAACACATCTTTATACAGCTTCACGCAACGCGATCGAGGATTTGAAAAGCAAAATCGCCAGTATTCCCGATAAATACAGAGAGCAATACGAATATCTTTACGACACAGCGATTGCCCTGAATCCGGGAGGCTGGAATATAAACCCCGATTGGGAAAATGTTTACAGCACTTATATGAGGCAACTCTTGTTGATTTATGGCAACGGGGCTATCGAAAAATGCATAGAAGTGGCTCAAAAGGAGCTTAAAGCCTGTGAAGTAATGAAAGAAACCCATTGGGGAATACCGGATATGAGCTTTGAAGTATTAATTGCTTTTGCAGATGCGACAGGCGATTCTGAGCTCAAATCAAAAATCCTGGCGCTTTATGAACCGGCTTATCTTTGGAATAAAAGGCTGGTGGATAGCTTTTACGATGAAAAAATTAAACATCTTGATGAAAACAGCGACATACGTCAACGTTATCTCAATGCGCTGGAACGCATGAAAGTATTTATCAGGAAATATGAAAGCAAAAAAACGGGGGATAACCCCCGATTTTTTTGA
- a CDS encoding ABC transporter ATP-binding protein, which produces MIYAKQLTKKFGELIAVNRLNLHIKPGEIYGFLGPNGAGKTTTIKMLTGILKPTEGEIKLLGMDMEKEEIAIKRSIGVVPDEPRMYDNLKGIEFAQFIMEIYKSPKEETMKRLEDICAAFGIDYLDKFIGDYSHGMKQKLMLATVLMRQPRVIFLDEPTVGLDARSAKILKLWLRKLANNGVAIFMTTHVLEIAEKMCDRIGIINEGKLIAEGNLEELKELSKEKYETLEDLFLELTGGNEFKDIIDQLGE; this is translated from the coding sequence ATGATATATGCGAAGCAGTTGACAAAAAAATTCGGAGAACTTATCGCAGTAAACCGCCTTAACCTTCATATTAAACCAGGGGAAATATACGGTTTTCTTGGTCCAAATGGTGCGGGAAAAACTACCACTATAAAGATGCTTACAGGCATTCTGAAACCCACTGAGGGGGAAATAAAACTGCTGGGGATGGATATGGAGAAAGAAGAAATAGCAATTAAAAGGTCAATAGGAGTTGTACCTGATGAGCCAAGGATGTACGATAACCTGAAAGGCATTGAATTCGCCCAGTTTATCATGGAAATATATAAAAGCCCAAAAGAGGAAACGATGAAAAGGCTTGAAGATATCTGCGCAGCCTTTGGCATTGATTATCTGGACAAATTCATAGGCGACTATTCCCATGGCATGAAGCAAAAACTAATGCTTGCAACTGTGTTGATGAGACAGCCCAGGGTCATCTTTCTAGATGAGCCAACGGTTGGCCTGGACGCGCGCAGCGCAAAGATTCTTAAACTCTGGCTGAGAAAATTGGCAAATAACGGAGTGGCAATTTTTATGACCACACATGTTCTCGAAATCGCCGAGAAAATGTGCGACAGGATTGGCATAATAAATGAGGGGAAACTCATCGCTGAGGGTAACCTTGAAGAACTGAAAGAGCTCTCAAAGGAAAAATATGAAACTCTCGAAGACCTCTTTCTTGAGCTTACTGGCGGAAATGAATTTAAAGATATAATCGATCAGCTTGGGGAATAA
- the dnaB gene encoding replicative DNA helicase, translated as MKAKVPPHSIEAEEAVIGSVLIDPDVLTDIIEIINSDDFYLRKHKLIFSTIEKLFDEGYPVDIVSITDRMRSLGTLEEVGSEVEIARLADTVPTSANAEYYARTVKEKSLLRSLIAAGSKIVEEAYGTDDTDQVLDKAESLIFKITESQTTRTYEDLGSVMHTVFENLENLKDRAGAIDAGGFVTGIPTGFRQLDKITTGFHTSDLIIVAARPSMGKTAFALNIARNMAVRSDTPIAFFCLEMTKEQLAQRLLCSQARVDLSKIRTGFLNDKDWERLTSAADVLYRSKIIVDDEASLDPRSLRAKARRIKAEHGIKVIFVDYLQLMHLKGRADNRQQEISEISRSLKLLARELDVTVVALSQLSRAVEQRENKRPRLSDLRESGAIEQDADMVMFLYREDYYKDKSEISDTPHEAEVIIGKQRNGPIGTIKLSFNPKIATFFDAVPSEYVE; from the coding sequence ATGAAAGCTAAGGTGCCACCTCATAGCATTGAAGCCGAAGAAGCCGTTATCGGAAGCGTGCTGATCGATCCCGATGTATTGACAGACATTATAGAAATTATCAACAGTGATGACTTTTATCTTCGAAAGCATAAGCTCATTTTTTCAACTATTGAAAAGCTCTTTGATGAAGGATACCCTGTCGATATCGTCTCAATTACCGACAGAATGCGTTCATTGGGAACTCTTGAAGAAGTCGGCAGTGAAGTTGAAATCGCACGTCTTGCTGATACCGTTCCCACCTCCGCTAATGCTGAATATTACGCAAGGACAGTTAAGGAGAAGTCCCTTCTCCGTTCTCTTATAGCAGCCGGAAGCAAGATTGTGGAAGAGGCATATGGAACAGACGATACTGATCAGGTGCTTGATAAGGCTGAGAGCCTGATATTCAAAATCACTGAAAGTCAGACAACCAGAACATATGAAGATCTTGGAAGCGTTATGCACACCGTGTTCGAAAACCTTGAAAACCTAAAAGACAGAGCCGGGGCTATTGATGCAGGAGGTTTTGTAACGGGTATTCCAACAGGATTCAGGCAGCTTGATAAAATCACAACAGGCTTTCACACTTCGGATTTGATCATTGTAGCTGCCAGGCCTTCCATGGGTAAAACTGCTTTTGCCTTGAATATAGCCCGGAATATGGCAGTGAGGAGCGATACGCCTATTGCTTTCTTCTGTCTGGAGATGACAAAGGAACAGCTTGCACAGAGGCTCCTTTGCTCGCAGGCAAGAGTGGATCTTAGCAAGATAAGAACTGGCTTTTTGAACGACAAAGACTGGGAAAGGCTCACTTCAGCGGCTGATGTGCTTTATAGGTCAAAAATCATTGTTGATGACGAGGCTTCTCTTGATCCACGTTCTCTCCGGGCAAAAGCCCGTCGCATAAAAGCAGAACATGGCATAAAAGTGATTTTTGTTGATTATTTGCAGCTGATGCATTTGAAGGGTCGAGCTGATAACAGGCAACAGGAAATCTCTGAAATTTCACGTTCACTGAAGCTTCTGGCACGAGAGCTGGACGTTACCGTGGTTGCGCTATCCCAGCTTTCACGAGCCGTAGAGCAGAGGGAAAACAAACGGCCAAGGCTCAGCGATTTACGTGAGTCCGGGGCAATCGAACAGGATGCTGACATGGTTATGTTCCTCTATCGTGAGGATTATTACAAAGATAAGTCTGAGATCTCAGATACCCCTCACGAGGCTGAAGTGATTATTGGAAAACAGAGAAACGGACCCATTGGAACGATTAAACTGAGTTTCAATCCAAAAATTGCGACCTTTTTCGATGCTGTGCCTTCTGAATATGTGGAGTGA
- a CDS encoding alanyl-tRNA editing protein, with the protein MRATVIDILPAEKGLFNVKIVIEGSEVFYADGEGGQLGDRGVIEGNQIFGAKKMGKDLWIVTDSVEGISRGKLANIEIDNERRKDISQQHTAQHLLTAVIKRELDAETLGFQMGEMFSTIDISLGFFTNHQRILIEDVVNREIQAGYPISINLYSPEEFNRLDLRMRKELSQKVLSQKRIRVVSIGEIDRNPCGGLHVNNTLEIGLLKITKSEKVKGELTRLYFVAGNRARKLFQKEHEMVETLMKELTCGFDEIPDRVSSLLESVKTFKSAEKRYTEMLAKYNARELEQTDEIVIVSENTPGIINSIPRFINKDVYIFIGITGDNKFTLAAKDFDLRELFEHLKQKHDVHGGCGPAKGQFVSDEEKERIIDAIKHWAERKRSYES; encoded by the coding sequence ATGAGAGCAACGGTAATCGATATTCTTCCTGCTGAAAAGGGTCTGTTTAATGTAAAAATTGTGATTGAAGGATCAGAAGTGTTCTATGCCGATGGAGAGGGTGGTCAACTCGGTGATCGTGGCGTTATTGAAGGAAATCAAATATTCGGAGCGAAAAAAATGGGAAAGGATCTCTGGATAGTTACGGACTCAGTCGAAGGGATTTCCAGAGGAAAACTGGCTAACATTGAAATTGATAATGAAAGGCGTAAGGATATTTCCCAGCAACATACAGCACAGCACCTTTTAACAGCGGTTATCAAAAGGGAACTCGATGCAGAAACCCTAGGCTTTCAAATGGGCGAGATGTTTTCAACAATTGATATATCGCTGGGGTTTTTTACCAATCATCAGAGAATACTGATCGAAGATGTCGTCAATAGAGAGATCCAGGCAGGATATCCTATCAGCATTAACCTGTACAGCCCGGAGGAATTCAATAGGCTTGATCTCAGAATGCGTAAGGAACTAAGCCAGAAAGTTCTTTCTCAGAAAAGGATCAGAGTAGTTTCAATCGGCGAAATCGACAGAAATCCCTGTGGAGGGCTTCATGTAAACAATACCCTCGAAATCGGATTGCTGAAAATAACGAAGTCAGAAAAAGTCAAAGGTGAACTTACACGTCTTTATTTTGTTGCTGGCAATAGAGCAAGGAAGCTCTTTCAAAAGGAACATGAAATGGTTGAAACACTCATGAAAGAGTTAACATGTGGCTTTGATGAAATTCCAGATAGGGTGAGCTCTCTGCTTGAAAGCGTAAAAACCTTTAAGTCCGCAGAAAAAAGATATACCGAGATGCTGGCGAAATACAATGCCCGGGAATTGGAGCAAACAGATGAGATTGTCATTGTTAGTGAAAATACCCCGGGAATAATCAATTCGATACCAAGGTTTATAAATAAAGATGTGTATATTTTTATAGGTATAACAGGAGACAACAAATTCACCCTTGCGGCAAAGGATTTTGACCTTAGGGAGCTCTTTGAACATTTGAAACAAAAGCACGATGTCCACGGCGGTTGCGGACCCGCAAAGGGGCAATTTGTATCGGATGAAGAGAAAGAAAGAATAATAGATGCAATAAAACATTGGGCTGAAAGGAAGCGATCCTATGAAAGCTAA
- a CDS encoding ABC transporter ATP-binding protein, translating into MSDKPILSVKSMCTYFDMAEGTVKAVQDVSFDLWQDEVLGIVGETGSGKSVTVKSIAGLIDKPGYIAKGEILFYTDEFSSRGNPEYVDLAKLPKDRYSRIRGKHIGMIFQDPMTSLDPMYTIGDQMVETIVHHEGISEEEARERAIKLLEQVGIPKPIERLNDYPFQLSGGQRQRVVIAIALSCNPEILIADEPSTALDVTVQAQILELMKDLQKQYRSGLLFITHDLAVIAEIATKIQVMYGSYQMELAPSETIFDNPMHPYTNALLECIPRLDIKQEELAPIPGQPPVMLDPPSLCPFLPRCQRAVDKCYREMPKLEQVEDSHFIRCFNPVINKVSVVKEELR; encoded by the coding sequence TTGTCAGACAAGCCTATCCTCTCCGTGAAAAGCATGTGCACATATTTTGACATGGCAGAAGGCACCGTGAAGGCAGTGCAAGATGTTTCCTTTGACTTATGGCAGGATGAAGTACTGGGCATTGTCGGGGAAACCGGTTCGGGAAAAAGCGTTACGGTAAAAAGTATCGCCGGGTTGATTGATAAACCTGGTTATATAGCCAAAGGCGAAATTTTATTTTATACCGACGAATTTTCTTCCAGAGGTAACCCTGAATATGTTGACCTTGCAAAACTGCCTAAAGATAGGTATTCGCGGATTCGCGGGAAACACATAGGAATGATCTTTCAGGATCCTATGACATCCCTTGATCCCATGTATACCATTGGTGATCAAATGGTGGAAACCATTGTGCATCACGAAGGCATTTCGGAAGAAGAGGCAAGAGAAAGGGCTATCAAATTGCTGGAACAGGTCGGGATACCTAAACCAATTGAACGATTGAACGATTACCCATTTCAGCTATCTGGGGGTCAAAGGCAGAGGGTTGTCATAGCCATTGCCCTTTCCTGCAATCCTGAGATTTTGATAGCCGATGAACCGTCGACAGCTCTTGATGTGACAGTTCAGGCGCAAATTTTGGAATTGATGAAAGATCTCCAGAAACAATACAGAAGCGGTTTGCTTTTCATCACCCATGATCTTGCGGTTATTGCTGAAATTGCAACCAAAATACAGGTCATGTATGGAAGCTATCAGATGGAACTCGCTCCTTCTGAAACCATCTTTGACAATCCAATGCATCCTTACACAAATGCTCTTCTTGAATGCATTCCAAGGCTTGATATAAAACAGGAAGAACTCGCTCCCATACCGGGGCAGCCACCAGTCATGCTCGACCCACCTTCCCTGTGCCCATTTCTTCCAAGATGTCAGCGTGCAGTTGATAAATGTTACAGGGAAATGCCCAAATTAGAACAGGTGGAAGACAGCCATTTCATAAGATGTTTTAACCCTGTTATCAACAAAGTTTCCGTTGTTAAGGAGGAACTCAGATGA
- a CDS encoding ABC transporter ATP-binding protein — protein MRLLEVRNLKKYFPIRQGFLIERVVGFVKAVDDVSFGVDRGKTIGIVGESGCGKTTIGKTILRLHEATDGEIVIDGEDTTFYFMNKKHAIEYLKKNYFSLPAFSNGGKDLESHQLQIYKAFKEAEGNPSRTLKILYGNLDEKRKLLRRKAQIVFQDPMSSINPRMTVGQMLTEPLLFHKIAANMNEAIEIVKNLLVQVGLKAYHIDRYPHQFSGGQRQRIAIARAISVHPELIVLDEPTSALDVSVQAQIVKLLKDLQVELNAGYVFISHNLALVRFISDEMVVMYLGRMVEKGDSEAIFDNPLHPYTRALLAAAPVPDPKKKRNRKELIGGQVPSPINRPKGCFFHPRCKYKMPVCEKEYPPMFKVDNNHYVSCHLYKEHQISDTFEKGGEDA, from the coding sequence ATGAGACTGCTTGAAGTTAGAAATCTAAAAAAATATTTCCCGATAAGACAGGGGTTCCTTATAGAAAGGGTTGTAGGATTTGTCAAGGCTGTCGACGATGTATCGTTCGGTGTTGACAGAGGTAAGACAATAGGTATTGTCGGCGAATCAGGCTGTGGAAAAACAACTATTGGTAAAACGATTCTGCGGCTTCATGAAGCCACTGACGGGGAAATTGTAATCGATGGAGAAGACACAACCTTTTATTTTATGAATAAAAAACACGCAATAGAATACCTGAAAAAGAATTACTTTTCATTGCCTGCTTTTTCCAACGGAGGAAAGGATCTCGAGTCACACCAGCTACAAATATATAAAGCATTCAAAGAAGCCGAAGGAAATCCATCAAGGACTTTGAAAATACTCTATGGAAATCTTGATGAAAAGCGGAAGCTGTTGAGACGAAAGGCGCAGATCGTTTTTCAGGATCCCATGTCATCCATTAACCCTAGAATGACGGTAGGGCAGATGCTAACAGAGCCCCTGCTCTTTCATAAAATTGCGGCCAATATGAATGAAGCCATTGAAATCGTCAAGAACCTGCTCGTTCAGGTCGGATTGAAAGCCTATCATATAGACAGATATCCACACCAGTTTAGTGGAGGCCAGAGACAGAGAATAGCCATAGCCCGTGCTATAAGTGTGCATCCAGAGCTTATAGTGCTCGATGAACCCACTTCCGCTCTGGACGTATCGGTGCAGGCTCAGATAGTAAAGTTGCTGAAAGACCTTCAGGTTGAACTGAACGCTGGCTATGTCTTTATTTCGCATAATCTGGCTCTGGTTAGGTTTATCTCAGATGAAATGGTCGTCATGTATCTGGGTAGAATGGTGGAGAAAGGAGACAGCGAAGCGATATTTGATAACCCGCTTCACCCATATACCCGGGCGTTACTCGCAGCAGCCCCGGTGCCCGATCCCAAAAAGAAAAGAAATAGAAAAGAGCTTATCGGCGGGCAGGTACCCAGCCCTATTAACAGGCCAAAGGGCTGTTTCTTCCACCCCAGATGCAAATACAAAATGCCTGTTTGTGAAAAGGAATATCCGCCTATGTTCAAAGTGGACAACAATCATTATGTTTCCTGTCATCTATACAAGGAACATCAAATCTCCGATACTTTTGAAAAAGGAGGGGAAGATGCATGA